A genomic window from Lotus japonicus ecotype B-129 chromosome 1, LjGifu_v1.2 includes:
- the LOC130733449 gene encoding uncharacterized protein LOC130733449: protein MSFLAGRLAGKEAAYFFQESKQAVGKLSQKNPHPNPTTTAATTVATTVADAEAAADVLPEVLRHSLPSKVLRNDTATSSSFLASKWVLPSDPKIQSSLSPDAINPLRSYLSLPQVTFGPKRWELPQATGTVSASTANDLRQDRYSVQANPEKLKAAAEGLAHVGKAFAAATAIIFGSAALVFGLAASKLELHNISDLKTKGKDFVEPQLGNIEKQFIPLKIWAENMSRKWHLERDDVKQKTVVKELSKIWGPKTSD from the exons ATGAGTTTTCTCGCGGGAAGATTAGCAGGCAAAGAAGCTGCTTATTTTTTCCAGGAATCCAAACAAGCTGTCGGGAAATTATCCCAAAAGAATCCTCATCCCAatcccaccaccaccgccgccaccaccgtcgccaccaccgtcgccgaTGCGGAGGCTGCCGCCGATGTGCTTCCTGAGGTTCTGAGGCACTCCCTTCCTTCCAAAGTGCTCAGAAACGACACCGCAACCTCTTCATCTTTCTTAGCTTCCAAATGGGTCCTTCCTTCTGACCCCAAAATCCAATCTTCCCTCTCCCCTGATGCTATCAACCCTCTCCGTTCTTACCTTTCACTTCCCCAGGTCACGTTTGGCCCCAAAAG GTGGGAACTGCCTCAAGCAACAGGTACAGTTTCAGCTTCAACAGCTAATGACTTGCGTCAAGATAGGTATAGTGTTCAGGCTAACCCGGAGAAGTTAAAAGCTGCAGCTGAAGGGCTTGCTCATG TTGGAAAGGCATTTGCTGCTGCAACTGCAATTATATTTGGTAGTGCTGCACTGGTATTTGGTTTGGCGGCCTCTAAGTTAGAGTTGCATAAT ATCAGTGACCTGAAAACTAAGGGGAAAGACTTTGTTGAGCCACAGCTTGGAAATATCGAAAAGCAATTTATTCCCTTGAAAATATGG GCTGAGAATATGTCAAGAAAATGGCATTTGGAAAGGGACGATGTTAAGCAGAAGACAGTAGTAAAGGAGCTATCTAAAATTTGGGGTCCTAAAACATCAGATTGA